Below is a genomic region from Drosophila albomicans strain 15112-1751.03 chromosome 2R, ASM965048v2, whole genome shotgun sequence.
GCCAGCATCAGTCTCGCCAACTccaaccgcagcagcagctgccaatgGCAACGAGGAGGCCATCTACGCCAATTCGGACAACTTGGCCGATTATCTGGAGGATACTGGCACGCATGCAATTGCTCTCTACGATTATCAGGCAGCTGACGATGATGAGATATCGTTTGACCCTGATGATGTGGTCACTCATATTGAGAAAATCGATGATGGTTGGTGGCGAGGTCTGTGCAAAAACCGTTATGGTCTCTTCCCGGCAAattatgtgcaagttattaaTCAAACTTCTTAATTTCTGATAATGTCATAAACGAACTTATGATGTGAACAATTTTATTCTGAGTCACATAATTCACCATTATATAAAAGTCATGCTCAACATTTATTTCTACTTACAACGAAGAAACGTTAAcattattgtaatttgttaCATTACATCGTCACAcgcaataattatattattccattttatttacatCATTCATAttcgatttaaaaaattgaaatttacattCGATTCTTGTTTctaagattttattttgtttaaaaatatattttactatttataaCCAATTATTacgtaaacattttaatacttGATTGTGCAAAATGActaattgtaattgcatttgttttctattgtccgaaaatatatttgttaaactTAAAGTTATTGTGTCAAAAGTGAGAACACTTgtataaagtttataaatgttttcaaaaatgttaaaggCAATGAAAACAGTCTGTTCTTTTGATAAAGAAaatcttaataaaaatatattcaaaactatatttagaagtattcatttgtatattatttatattcttaaaatgaagaatacaaaaatatatcaccGTGTTTACCAGAAAGCAATCCTTGctagttattttaattattctgtGAATTCTTTTGGGATTTCCCGAATCATAATCTTATATTTCTCATACAAACGTatgaatgtacatatgtatatatgtatttgtatatgtttatGTAAATTACTTGTAATCTTAGAATGGTATGGTAGTATTTCCTTTTTGCGTGGATTATCAGTTGTAATGCAAATGAATCATTTACTTTGTTGGATCGTATTTCCAGTTGATAAAGAAACATATGACTGTACAttttttgcttatattttttttttttttgtaaatatttatagtaaggCTTTAAACATATCTCGTGACTTTAAATATCAAAgacttttcattaaaattgagGTGACCCCCGTCAGAGTCGTCTTCATATCAATCAATAAGTCTACGATCTCAAAattgtcattaaaaatatcTGTTAGCTCTTAAGCCAAAGTAGTTAACTGGATTTATGATAACAAGTGCGTGGAGCGAACAACGTTTGATTTACCGATTCGCGTTGTCTGTCAAAATGATTGTGTACCGTTCAGATAGATGAGCGAATGTACATTTTCATACATGCAATACAAATATGTGCTCGCCAATACATCGGCAAGATACACTATCATAGAAGAGAACCCCAGACAATCGTGTTGGGAGCGATTGCCATGAATACCAATTTTGCTGAGCAGATAACGGCAATGCCGGCATGATAACTATCAGTGGTACGTTAAGCAGTTTTGACAATACTCaacgtacatatgtacgtacaaaatatgttttttttttattgtcctTCTAACCGGGCGTGCTGTGTTGAACATATTGGATCTTACAGCTTTATCAGAAAATCCCACATCAAAATGTCGCTGTTGCTCTCATCGCCACACTATCAGTGCGACGACTGGTGAGCGATATTACGCGCTCActagcaatatttttattgtatatatatatagcggCGAACCCCATCAGTGCCAGTCACTCGACGTCCAACGTAACGACAACGTTCGAAGAAGACGCTTAACAGTAAAACAGCTGTTCGTTGCAAATAGCTTGGGCGAATTGAAAAATATCGATACATCGATAACGAATCTATACCACGTCGGATTTTTTCTTCAACGTTCAAACAGCTGTTTTGGGGTAAATAGCGCTGCTCGTGAGTGCGAATGAAAAAGAAAGCATCTGGGGTATATTCAcaaagaagaagcaacaaTCACAATATTGCTcagcaaaattaaatacaaagtaaaataaaaacaaacatctATCTAAACGTGACACGGGTGTTTGCTAAATTGAACGACGCGCGTGCGATTTGATTGAAGGCAATAACTCGCAAAACATTGACAATTGTGAATAGTGTGTGGCAGACGATGCTCAAGCACTGACGACGCTGGAAAGTCGTCCAAAAAAAGTTGAACCGAACGGTCAACGTCACCGAACGTCGTGTAATTGGTTCAACAAAGGAATTACGTATATAACGCGatgcatttataatatatgtatatacatagtatGCCTAAAGGCTATTGCGTGTGCAGTTTAGTTTCGTTTTCTCCTCGTACTTGTgtgataaatttattttaacaaaatctTCAATCGTCAACGATTTCGCCTCACTGTGCATTGGAAAcagtttacattttttaattttacggTCGCCTGCAATCGTCGAGCTGTTAAAAGTACGTGAAATATGTTTGTTTAACTTAATTGCTAACTAATTATCGTTAATCATTTGTAATCTGCAATTGAACGAACTAGAAagacattattttaatgtgtTATTTTGTgtagattttgttttttttcttcatgcTTACATATGTaagagagtgtgagtgcgCAGACAGGTGCGCCAAAATCGaaaacacaagcacacacgcacaccggCTAAAAGAGTGCTATAGAACTAcacaaaagaaagagagaaaatgaGAATAATTGAGAGAGTAGAGGCAGGAGCTTTTCCTCTGTTGTGGCGGGCGAATTGTTGCCAAGTAATCGTCACTTGAAATTGTTCAATAATACATTGTCGATAAGCAATGATCCAATATGCAATATCATTTTCAAACAATAGAAAACAATTCTCAAATGAATCAAGTTAATTAGCTGCATTATTTATGGAATATGCATGAAAAAGTCACATCTGAAATGCTTTAATTTAGCGCACTTCGATGGTATCATTTTCTATTATTGTTTAAAGTTCAAATACAGTTAGTTCTCATGTGCCCAGGAAATAactatcaatttaattacctGAGATTATAACTTTTTGCTTCTCGATTTTTAGGTTGTAAAGGGCGTTacttaattattgtttttttttttgtatccataaataatttgctgttgaaaaaagcttttttccattttatttttacgcCGCAGAATATTCTGTGGACGCATTTTTAtcttatatttcaaattggaTGGACAAAGAATGCAATATAGTACGTTAAATGCGCAGTTTACCACATAGTACCGTTTgcttataaacataaatttatatttacatatgtatgttttgcTTAGAGAAAAGTCTTTATAGTCTTTCAAATTGTCGCGATCAGCAGCTCAAATAATTTAGCTACATTTTAGTTTATTGTTAACTAGAGATTCGAGAGATTAGCAAACAAAACTTAAGCTATAAATATGCTCATAAAACTTAAATCTTTAAaggtatatttgttaaaacAATTATCGCTATTTACGAGCCATCTGTATTTTTCTTAACGATTTCATAGCTGATATGTATATGGAACTAGACATATGGCAGATAAGTATGGCACAGTTAATGCGATAGGTGTTAACTGTTGTTCCCCCAACTGAATAAACAAGATTTCATATTTATGGTATGACGAACATTCCGTAGAACTTGAAGAAACCGTCGCAGATTGAACTCTTTAAGCttgccataaaataaaaatcgattCTCAATTAAGAGCACATCAAAGTCTCTATATGGCAGCAGCATATTTTGATTCGGGGTCTTTAGTCAGTTAGAGATCTGAACATTACTGAACTAATGTGGAAAGCGGCGTTGCGTTGTGTTGCGTTGTCAAGGTGAACCAGACACCGGTATTTCCAAGCGATCCGCTGCCACTTTACCTCATACCTCATTCACGCTTACAATGCGAAGAGCTTCACGGTGCAagtaaaatacacacatataagAAATCATCAATACAATCCGTACTTTAAAGCAGCATATTGAACAAATAAATGACtcgattattttatatataaaaagtaaataaatatttgctaacGTTGCAGGTTATTACCCTTAATTTTCTGCAAAAACGCAACTTGCTAAATacgtttaaaatgttttaaaacgTGTGTCGCTCTTTATTTGCTTAGACATTTCccaattatatatgtacatacatagtattacgagtacttttaatttttcatctttttttattgctttgtttataagcaaaatttatttataataaaatcacaataataacaacagacCATTAAAATTCATCTGCAGATTGTATTTGAGCATTGAACAGTCGTCTAACAAGGCAAACCATATTGTTATCAATTTATTATGTGAATTACAGTGGAAGCTCTGAGAGCGGACAATTGCCGCTGACGGACACATTTGATTTATTCACGCTTTGCGTATGAAGTTAATTCGTTGACAACAGCATTTCATGATATATTCTATGaaacatacattttatataataacagCCGATATGATGGTTATTTTTCTCCGCTAACTTACAGTTAAAGTTATCAAAAACAAAGTCTGACGAATCCGCCAGATATGCAGAAAAATCAGCTATGAATTCTAgggaattttattttgcactccGGCTTCCATTCTAATTATATCTGCTAGCTcttattacatacatacatatataatgaagataataacaaaattatgggttttttgcaaataacataataatatattttcataattgaaataaCAGAGTACAATGTGAACTGacacaataaatttgaattatgtgCAAATTATACATCTGTAAATGTTGTCACAACAGTCgtatagcaaaaaaaagttaatcaACATTTCATTTGTGATAAACAATCGTCTGAATTGTGATAACTGCTTTGCCTTTGAGTCAAAAGTATCACGTGCTGAGCTCTCGCTGCgttacaaacacaaatatagaGACAATTCGTTGTATTCGGTTTccgatttcaatttcaaagtacaaattgaattgttttacAATTGATTGTCACGCACATCTTGCATAAAAGTATTACTATAAAGTGTTGCTAGTgttaattaacaataattttttgatttttcagCATGTCGTTAAATGAGGGATATCACAATAAAATCGAGCCTGGAGCCGGCAGCGCTGGAGATGATCAGGCATCCGGTTCGGGAAACGGCAGCGCCAGAGGGAGCACAGCTGGCGATGGTCCTAGTCATAGCACGCAAATGCATCAACAGATGTTGAATGAAACAACATATCTGAAACCCTCGAAACAGGCGTATTTTAGTGATGAGAAGGTGCTCATACCTGATGATGATCGCACAAATGTGAGttgatttgaataatttaattaagtgcaGCATCAATTGATTAACAATTTCTCAATACAATACGCAGATCGGTTTCAGTTTTCGCAAGCTGTGGGCCTTCACGGGACCCGGTTTTCTCATGTCTATTGCGTATCTAGATCCGGGCAATATTGAATCCGATTTGCAATCGGGCGCAGCagccaaatacaaaattctgtGGGTTCTCTTATGGGCCACTGTCTTGGGTCTACTTATGCAACGCTTGGCTGCAAGGTGAGTTgtattttcgatatattgTGAAGCTCTATATTTTATGTATCTGCCTTCTTAGATTGGGCGTCGTAACAGGTCTGCATCTTGCCGAGATGTGCTATCGCCAGTATAAACGCTTGCCGCGCTGGATACTCTGGATTATGATTGAGATTGCCATTATTGGCTCTGACATGCAGGAGGTTATTGGAACAGCCATTGCCATATATCTTTTATCCAATAAAGTGTAAGTTTAGATgctaattacaaataataccCATTGCTCATTTGTGCTTATCCCAAAGTGTGCCTTTGTGGGGTGGAGTTCTGATCACCATTGTCGATACATTTACGTTCCTATTTTTGGATAAGTATGGATTGCGTAAGCTGGAGTTCCTATTTGGTTTCTTAATCACTGTTATGGCCGTCACGTTCGGCTATGAGGTAAGCcttattatatttgtacagTTTAGAAAAATACCCCCAGAAAATTCCCCTAGTATCTGccttccaaaaataaatagtattattTGGATAATTTTTTCAGTCTACGTTtactgaaataataaaaaggcGAAACAATTGTTTTGCCTGCacttataaaacaattttatttttgtctgtTGTCATAAATTGTCAATTGTTATGAGCGTCTGTCGGGGGCGTTTTACATTCCCGTTCTCGGTAACTAATGATATGACTTTTTATTTGATAGTAATCGACTTAAAGGGGTGGTATAATTAGTGAATAGTGAAGTCACAAATATATAGTCATTGAATACGTTTCACATGCAGAGTATCTCATAATCAATCATACTTGAGTGCAGCTTGCCTTCACGTTGACATTTGTTTTCGAGATGATTCCGCGAATGCGGAAACTGTTTGTTCAACTGTCTTTTTGTAGCGCTTGTTTCTCGTAATTGGTGTGTTGGCGCACTGCAATGATTAGATAAAATGCAGTGCAACAAATCTTTCAGAATCTATTTGatcaaaaatgtttacaatcaCTAGAATTTTGTCCTGCAAAGATTGTTAATAGCATTGTAATCGTAATTCAATATAAAGGTGTGGGATTTACTTCGGGGCTTAAGGGTAGTCATTTGattatataccatattgtacTTTAATGATGTGACTTTGAAAACCATTTTCATTactaattgtaattattatttgttttgcatattcGCAGTATATTGTCTCAGCACCCAATCAAGGAGATGTTATGAAGGGCATGTTTATACCATGGTGCTCCGATTGCAATTCGGATGTGTTGCTGCAGGCGGTGGGCGTGGTTGGTGCTGTTATTATGCCACACAATCTGTATTTGCACTCTGCCTTGGTGAAGGTAAgataaacatacaaatattgtattgttAGAGATAATTCCAATTAATATCTACATTTGCAGTCTCGCGATGTGGATCGTCGCCAGCCAAAGAAAGTGAGCGAAGCGAATTTCTATTTCTTCATTGAAGCCTCGATTGCCTTGTTTGTCTCCTTTATCATCAATCtgtttgttgtcgctgtcttTGCCCATGGCATGTATGGCAAAACCAATCAAGATGTGGTGAGTATCTGATCTGTTCGTCATTCTAAAACACTTGCTAATTTTACTTGACTTTAGCTGGATATCTGTGCTAACCAAACTATGTACGAGGACGCCAAATTGTCCTTTACTGACAATAATCACGGAAATGATATTATTAATGCGGATCTGTACAAAGGCGGTCTGTTCTTGGGCTGCACATTTGGAGCTGCTGCCATGTACATATGGGGCGTTGGTATCTTGGCCGCTGGCCAGAGCTCCACAATGACTGGCACTTATGCTGGACAGTTCTCAATGGAGGGTTTCCTCAATCTGCAATGGCCACGCTGGTGTCGCGTGCTGGTCACGCGGTGCATTGCCATCATTCCCACCTTTTGTCTAGCCATGTTCAGCAAAATGGAAGACCTAACCAATATGAATGACATATTGAATGCGGTCATGTCGTTGCAGCTGCCATTCGCTGCAATACCCACCATAGCATTCACCTCAAGTGCAGCCATCATGGGCGAGTTTGTCAATGGACTGTAAGTATGAGAATGATTTCTAATGCGTATTTAAACAATAATGCATACTGTTGCCATTTCAATTACAGCGGCAACAAAATCGTTTCCATATTGCTCACAATTGTGGTTATTGGCGTTAATTTATACTTTGTGGTCGCCCAAGTGGAAGCGCTGAACATTGAAGGCGGCCTGTTAGCACTCGTCTGTAAGTTTCGCATATCGCATTTCGCTGTTTGTTGCTGATTGCGCAGATTGATAAACGGcattctcttttatttttaaatttcaggCATATTTGCTGTATTATACATACTGTTTAATATATATCTTGTGATACACATGGCCGCCTGCATGGGCAACAAGCGTCTGATGAATAGTCGGGTAAGTGTTATGGTCGCGTCCATCGTTTTCCTACCGCAATATATGCGTCACGTACCGAGAAGTCGGGGGCACTTATCGATAGCCGTGACAGTAGCCAGTTTTTGGCATTAAGTAGTCTgtcataaattgaaatggcGAACCGTTAAGACGAACAAGACTTTATCATTTTACGTGACTGTTTGCATTCAGAGTGGGTGGCTTTAAATATCATACTTTGTAGTAAAAATCAAGACAATATCACCTACAAGTGCCTAACGTATTATTCTACTTATTTACAGTGGGTCCAACGTTTCGTGTTGCCAAGCCAGAATAGCTTTTCTATAAAGAACGCCAACTCAACATATGCCAGGTATGTCGAAGCTTAGTTCGTATGTAACCATAACATTTacaacacacattcacatcaATGCACACTAAACACTCCGATCTCTTTAACTGTCTACGTATATGGTAAACTAACTGAAGTATCTATTTAGTATCTATCTGTAACTATCAACTGCCTTTACTTCCCCAGCACTCTTGATGCTGTCTGCAACTATTATGCTGTCCTCTTTAATCTACTAATCTACTACTAATCTTCTACCTATTCTACTCTTCGTACCATCCGGTTATCTTCGTTTAATTCTCATTTACTAATACTTAATCCAAAACGTATTGCTATGCTCTtctttcaattattcacagtGATGTTACCTTAGTTGTAGGCGATAACACTAACACTGCCAAAGGTCTCGATACTGTTTCGGAAAAGGTGGCTCAGtgattcaatttgaattattaggCTTACCATTTACTTAGCTCTTACAGGAGACCCCACACTTTTGTGATATTAACACTAAATCACGCGCCTAACAACACTAACAATTCcataaacaatgaaataattgTAGGATCCTTAGATACACATCATAAGAATTTATAATGCCTATTATAGCCGCGTAAATTTAGAGGTTTGAGTTCATATCatttaatctatttataaGTAAGTATGGTAAGTCATAATGCTATTTATATTATGGTCTTATATTACTTGTACATGGTAATTATCAAGCatggtataataatttaagtcAGGGCGCTTAGTTCTATAAATAAACTCTGCATTTAttagcatttcatttaaaagtgTTTCCTTTTTGGACAATCTTTTGCCGCatgaaatagtttttaagTGGATACCTTAAGCAATTACTTTGCCGCAGCCGATAATGGAATTGACTTTGCGGACCATGGAGATGTCTCACATTTTATGGTATTAAGTAAGAATTATATGCTGGCATCGGGATTGCAACTATATTGGACTATCAGTATCATTTTGCGCTGGTATAAAGATTCGATCATCCATTATTATATTCATCCATTAGGAGCGGTTAATTAAggaataataaatgtttacgTAATTAACATCAACGGGTCAACTGTTGCTAATACTCTTCaaactgttttttatttttgtgttgaaaATTCTCTTTTATTATATGTGTCTGCGACTACTACATTTGTTTTCCACCTAACTCTGTACTTTATGTATCTAACGTGTGTGCAAAAATACACTAACCCTTCCACGTGACATTGGCAACAacttgaaaaatttaaaaacatttgcaaaacTATTAAAACCACAAATGTCTTGGATTGATTGATATTTCacaaatatactttttggcCTAATGAAAAACTGTACAAACAATtcacatttcaaaattgacacacaacaacaccttcaataataaaatcaacaaactgcaaatgttttattttggcgattgtacaaattcaaaaaagtTTACAATTGACATGAGCCTCATAGAAAATCGAGATCCAAAAAAATGCTCAGAGTTTGCAAagatttttaaacaaaaaatcagatgaaaattgatATGAGCACTGAACCAAAATttaaaagccaacaaaataaattagcaTTTTGACAGTTTTACTCATCAcagtaaaaaacaaacaagaaattaagaaaataaaccgatttgaaaatttccaattgtttatttaaacttGACAATCCGTTGCTGCACGTGCCGCcaatttgttgcctttttctGGGGCAAAAACATTCTGTGGTACAACAACGAAATCCAACAAATCAACGACTCGCCTAACCAACCAACCACATGTGGATCACGCAGTGAGCTGACGCTGAATGATAATGGAATTTCGATAAATGCCTTTAATAATCCACAAAGGGTCGACGATTCTTAAGTCCTCTTCacgtttatataaattaataatgtatataataaaaatctattttttttatttcttttgatcTTCGTACTTGTATGTATTCTCTAGCTAATtgaatgttaaatgttaattaagtATTTACCGAAAGAATTTACGTACTCACTTTAagcaattttgtatatacctGTATATGCATtaatataagtatgtataggttaaataaataaaactccCAATAGCATCATTTCCTTTCCCAATGTcaataaagataataaaatatagatgCGTACCTATTAAGGATGTGGGATGCTGACTTGTCTTTTATTTCCATTCACTTGCCTGTTAATTGTAGATTCTAGATATagatgtttgtttatttgatttctttttgtaataaaCTAATGCTAATGGTAAATCTAGGATGTCCT
It encodes:
- the LOC117574330 gene encoding protein Malvolio isoform X4, with amino-acid sequence MSLNEGYHNKIEPGAGSAGDDQASGSGNGSARGSTAGDGPSHSTQMHQQMLNETTYLKPSKQAYFSDEKVLIPDDDRTNIGFSFRKLWAFTGPGFLMSIAYLDPGNIESDLQSGAAAKYKILWVLLWATVLGLLMQRLAARLGVVTGLHLAEMCYRQYKRLPRWILWIMIEIAIIGSDMQEVIGTAIAIYLLSNKVVPLWGGVLITIVDTFTFLFLDKYGLRKLEFLFGFLITVMAVTFGYEYIVSAPNQGDVMKGMFIPWCSDCNSDVLLQAVGVVGAVIMPHNLYLHSALVKSRDVDRRQPKKVSEANFYFFIEASIALFVSFIINLFVVAVFAHGMYGKTNQDVLDICANQTMYEDAKLSFTDNNHGNDIINADLYKGGLFLGCTFGAAAMYIWGVGILAAGQSSTMTGTYAGQFSMEGFLNLQWPRWCRVLVTRCIAIIPTFCLAMFSKMEDLTNMNDILNAVMSLQLPFAAIPTIAFTSSAAIMGEFVNGLGNKIVSILLTIVVIGVNLYFVVAQVEALNIEGGLLALVCIFAVLYILFNIYLVIHMAACMGNKRLMNSRWVQRFVLPSQNSFSIKNANSTYASF
- the LOC117574330 gene encoding protein Malvolio isoform X2, producing MSLNEGYHNKIEPGAGSAGDDQASGSGNGSARGSTAGDGPSHSTQMHQQMLNETTYLKPSKQAYFSDEKVLIPDDDRTNIGFSFRKLWAFTGPGFLMSIAYLDPGNIESDLQSGAAAKYKILWVLLWATVLGLLMQRLAARLGVVTGLHLAEMCYRQYKRLPRWILWIMIEIAIIGSDMQEVIGTAIAIYLLSNKVVPLWGGVLITIVDTFTFLFLDKYGLRKLEFLFGFLITVMAVTFGYEYIVSAPNQGDVMKGMFIPWCSDCNSDVLLQAVGVVGAVIMPHNLYLHSALVKSRDVDRRQPKKVSEANFYFFIEASIALFVSFIINLFVVAVFAHGMYGKTNQDVLDICANQTMYEDAKLSFTDNNHGNDIINADLYKGGLFLGCTFGAAAMYIWGVGILAAGQSSTMTGTYAGQFSMEGFLNLQWPRWCRVLVTRCIAIIPTFCLAMFSKMEDLTNMNDILNAVMSLQLPFAAIPTIAFTSSAAIMGEFVNGLGNKIVSILLTIVVIGVNLYFVVAQVEALNIEGGLLALVCIFAVLYILFNIYLVIHMAACMGNKRLMNSRWVQRFVLPSQNSFSIKNANSTYASELTLNDNGISINAFNNPQRVDDS
- the LOC117574330 gene encoding protein Malvolio isoform X1, with protein sequence MSLNEGYHNKIEPGAGSAGDDQASGSGNGSARGSTAGDGPSHSTQMHQQMLNETTYLKPSKQAYFSDEKVLIPDDDRTNIGFSFRKLWAFTGPGFLMSIAYLDPGNIESDLQSGAAAKYKILWVLLWATVLGLLMQRLAARLGVVTGLHLAEMCYRQYKRLPRWILWIMIEIAIIGSDMQEVIGTAIAIYLLSNKVVPLWGGVLITIVDTFTFLFLDKYGLRKLEFLFGFLITVMAVTFGYEYIVSAPNQGDVMKGMFIPWCSDCNSDVLLQAVGVVGAVIMPHNLYLHSALVKSRDVDRRQPKKVSEANFYFFIEASIALFVSFIINLFVVAVFAHGMYGKTNQDVLDICANQTMYEDAKLSFTDNNHGNDIINADLYKGGLFLGCTFGAAAMYIWGVGILAAGQSSTMTGTYAGQFSMEGFLNLQWPRWCRVLVTRCIAIIPTFCLAMFSKMEDLTNMNDILNAVMSLQLPFAAIPTIAFTSSAAIMGEFVNGLGNKIVSILLTIVVIGVNLYFVVAQVEALNIEGGLLALVCIFAVLYILFNIYLVIHMAACMGNKRLMNSRWVQRFVLPSQNSFSIKNANSTYASDVTLVVGDNTNTAKGLDTVSEKVAQ
- the LOC117574330 gene encoding protein Malvolio isoform X3 codes for the protein MSLNEGYHNKIEPGAGSAGDDQASGSGNGSARGSTAGDGPSHSTQMHQQMLNETTYLKPSKQAYFSDEKVLIPDDDRTNIGFSFRKLWAFTGPGFLMSIAYLDPGNIESDLQSGAAAKYKILWVLLWATVLGLLMQRLAARLGVVTGLHLAEMCYRQYKRLPRWILWIMIEIAIIGSDMQEVIGTAIAIYLLSNKVVPLWGGVLITIVDTFTFLFLDKYGLRKLEFLFGFLITVMAVTFGYEYIVSAPNQGDVMKGMFIPWCSDCNSDVLLQAVGVVGAVIMPHNLYLHSALVKSRDVDRRQPKKVSEANFYFFIEASIALFVSFIINLFVVAVFAHGMYGKTNQDVLDICANQTMYEDAKLSFTDNNHGNDIINADLYKGGLFLGCTFGAAAMYIWGVGILAAGQSSTMTGTYAGQFSMEGFLNLQWPRWCRVLVTRCIAIIPTFCLAMFSKMEDLTNMNDILNAVMSLQLPFAAIPTIAFTSSAAIMGEFVNGLGNKIVSILLTIVVIGVNLYFVVAQVEALNIEGGLLALVCIFAVLYILFNIYLVIHMAACMGNKRLMNSRWVQRFVLPSQNSFSIKNANSTYARIATNADTDADIMDGEDA